Genomic segment of Streptosporangium sp. NBC_01755:
GATGTATCCCCGGCTGGCAGAGTGGCGGGAGGTCCGCGACGAGGTGGATCCGGCCGGGGTGTTCTGCTCGGACCTGGCCAGGAGACTCTCCCTTTGAGCCGCGTTCGTGTGACGTGCCGTGCGACTCGGCCCCCGTGGTGGGCGAGCGGACACGTTCCGGTTCCGGGACGCCGATGAGGAGGTCGGTTCGATGAAGAACGCGCTGGGCGCGGTGGACACCGTGCTGCTGCTGGGCGGGCGCAGCGAGATCGGGCTGGCGATCGTCGAGCGGCTGGTCCGTGACGGTGCCCGCCGGGTCGTGCTCGCCGCCCGTGCCGCCACCGCCGGGCCGCCCCCGGTGATCGGGGCCGCCGAGGTGCACCTGCTGGACTTCGACGCCTCCCGCCCCGAGACGCACGGTGAGGTGATCGAGGCCGCCGCGAAGCTGGTCGGCGACCTGGACGTGGTCATCCCCGCCTTCGGCGTGCTGGGCCGCCAGGACGTCTATGACGCCGACCCGGTGGCCGCCGCCGAGGCGGTCGCGGTCAACTACGGCGGGCACGTGTCCGCCGGGCTCTTCGCCGCGCGGCGGCTGCGCGAGCAGGGCCACGGCACGCTGGTGGTGCTCTCCTCGGTGGCCGGGGTGCGGGTGCGCCGGGCCAACTTCGTGTACGGCTCGGCCAAGGCGGGCCTGGACGGGTTCGCGCAGGGGCTGGGTGACGCCCTGCACGGATCGGGTGCCCGGGTGATGGTGGTCCGGCCTGGTTTCGTGATCGGCAGGATGACCGAGGGCATGTCTCCCGCACCGATGTCGTCCACTCCGGGCCGGGTCGCCGACGCGGTGATCGCCGGGTTGCGCGTCGACGCCGAGGTCGTCTGGGTCCCCGGCAGGCTGCGGGTGTTCTTCGCGGTGATGCGCGTGCTGCCGCGCGCGATCTGGCGCCGGATGCCTCGGTGAAACAGGTTCTTGTTGTAGTTGCTCGACAATACCAACTAAATGTTCTGTACTAGAACGCGTTGCAATTTGCCGGGAGCGGGTCGTACCGTGGGCGCATGCGGACACGTGTCACGGACATGCTCGGGATCGAACTCCCGATATTCGCTTTCAGCCACCGCCGGGACTCAGCCACTGCCGGGACATCGTCGTCGCGCAGGGCACCGAGGCGGGCGGGCACACCGGGGAGATCTCCACGATGGTGCTCATCCCACCTGATCTCCGACGCGCTCCGCCGGATCGGTAGAGGTCGGTGCTCCCCGCGTCATCCGCCGCTGCCGTAGGGGCGGGTGATGATCTCCAGGTTGTGGTGGTTCGGGTCCTCGAAGTAGAGGCCGCGGCCGCCGTCGTGGTGGTTGATCTGCCCGACCTGCCGGTGGAAGGGGTCGGCGTAGTAGGTGATGCCGGCCTGCTGGATCCGTCCGAAGATGACGTCGAACTCCTTCTCGGAGACCAGGAAGGCGTAGTGCTGGGTGGCGATCCGGTCCTCGTGGCTGTCGGCGAAGTCCAGGGTGACGCCGTTGCCGGTCGCCACCGGGATGAAGGGGCCGTAGGGGGCCCCGACCTCAAGGCCCAGGACGCCTGCCAGGAACTCGGCGGACGCCTTCTTGTCGCGGGCCGCCACGATGGTGTGGTTCAACTCAACTGACATGCTGGAATCCTTCCCCGAAGCGGACGAGACGGTCGGCCTCTGAGGCTCCTACCCGGCAGCTGGCGTGGCGAGTCGCGTCCATGGCTCGTCCCTCACTGCCGGGCCGAACCTTCCTGCGGCTTGGGGGCGTGATCGGGGCATCAGAGGACCTCTCCGGCGTCACCTGGCGTAAGAGCAGCCGTACCGGCAACGGCGGCGCCGACTGCGTGGAAGTGGCGATCGTTCCGGCTGATGTAGCGCTGGCCCCGCACAAGACCGATGCCGACGAGTTATATCTGGTGCGCGACTCCAAGAACCCGGACGGCCCGAAGCCGGCCTTCAACGAGCGTGAGTGGCCGGCCTTCATCGGCGGGGTGAAGGACGGTGAGTTCGATCCCACCGTGCTGCGCGACTGACCGGGATTCGGCTGTGGCGGACCGGCTCCACCATCCCGGCTGAGCGGTCGAATTGGCGAAATACCAGCAGATCAGTCTTGGGTTTCGTATCTTCGCGAATTGCGGCTGAGGACCGACCGTCGGTGATCGGGGCGGGCTTCACGCGGCGGGGCTAGGCTCGCCGGGTCAGCTCGTGGACGCCCTTCAGTAGCCGGTCCACGTCGGACTCGTTGGTGTAGGGCGCGATTCCGGCGCGGAGCGCGCCGGTGTCGCCGAGGCCCAGGCGGCGGGAGCACTCCAGCGCGTAGAAGTGGCCGGCGGGCGCGTTGACGCCGCGTTCGGCCAGGGACAGGTAGGCGTCGGCGGGTCTGACGCGGCCGATGGAGAACAGTGTCGTGGGGGTCCGCCTGCGTGAGGCCGCGCCGTACGAGGTCACTCCGCCGATCTCGGCCAGACCCGCGTCGAGCCGCCCGAGCATGGCCTCCTCGTGCCGTTCCAGCGCGGCCATCGAGCGGGTCAGGCGTTCGCGCCGGGTGCCTTCGCCCGGTACGAGACCGGCGAGGAAGTCGACCGTCGCCGTCGTACCGGCGAGCAGCTCGTAGGGGAGGGTGCCCAGCTCGAAGCGTTCCGGTACCGCGTCGCTGGAGGGGAGCAGCTTGTCCGGGCGGAGGGTCTCCAGCAGCGCGGGGTCGGCGGCGAGCACGCCCAGGTGCGGGCCGAGGAACTTGTACGGTGAGCAGGCGTAGAAGTCGGCGCCGAGCCCTCCGAGGTCGACCGGGCCATGCGGGGTCAGGTGCACGCCGTCGACGTAGAGCAGCGCTCCGGCCGCGTGCGTCCGCTCGGCGATCGCCGGGATGTCCGGGCGGGTGCCCAGCAGGTTCGACGCGGCGGTGACGGCCACCAGCCGGGTGCGCTCGGTGAGCAGGCCGGCGATCGTGGTGACGTCCAGCTCACCGCGCTCCGGATCGAAGTCGGCCCAGCGGACGGTGACCCCGTGTGCCTCGGCGGTCTGCACCCAGGGCCGGATGTTCGCGTCATGGTCCAGTCTGGTGACCACGACCTCGTCACCGGGACGCCACCCCTTGGCGAGCGTGCGGGCCATGTCGTAGGTGAGCTGCGTCATGCTCCGGCCGAACACGATGCCGGTCGGCGTGCCGCCGAGCAGGTCGGCCATCGCCCGGCGTGCCTCGACCACGATGCGGTCGGCCCGGCGCTCGGCGACGGTTCCGGCACCGCGGTTGGCGACGGCGGCCCGCAGGGTGCCGGCCACGGCGTCCGCCACCTGCTCGGGAACCTGTGAGCCACCCGGCCCGTCGAAGTGCGCCGCGCCCTCGTCGAGGGCGGGGAAACGCGCCCGTACGGCTGCCACGTCGTATGCCATCAGACCTCCCTGATCGCTGTCGACCACCGGCGCTCTGTCCGGCGGCCCGACAGAAAACGGCCCGGTCGTGCGGTCGTAGCCTATCCAGGCTGGTGTTCCGCGGGTTTCCTGGGTAACCCATGTGGGATCTACGGGCGAGGTCCGTCCTTCCCTTGCGCCGTTCTCGCGCACCGGCGGCTTCACCTGACCGACGCCGCGAGCTGAATCGCTGTCGTGCGGCGGGAGCGCTACAGCGACCACCCCGTACGCTTCGAGTGCCACCTCACGCCCGCGGGCGTCGAACTGTGCGACGTCCTGATCACGCTCATGAGGTGGGGCGACCGCCACCTGCATCCCGACGACCCTCCGGTCCGCTGGCAGCACTCCTGCGGCGAGACCCTCGACGCGATGGTCATCTGCCGCCACTGCGGCGGCGAGGCCCGCGTCGGCGCCCACTCGCCGACCGGGCGCGGCGTGAGAGCCGGGAACACCCCGCGCACCCAGACCCCTGACCGCGCTGGGCTGTAGCCGCTACTTCCGGTGACATGCTTCCTTCTTGGACCCCAATTTCAGTACCCACCACCTCGAGCTCGGCGACGAGGTCGTGATCAAGCGGTACGCATCGTGGGACCGAGGAGAGCCGCACCGGGAGTGGACCGCGCTGACGCTCCTGGCCGAATACGCACCTGGTCTCGCGCCCGCACCTATCGAAGCCGCGCTCGACGCCGATCCGCCTGTGATCACGATGAGCAGACTGCCCGGCCGAGTTCTGCGCGGCACGCTCGCCACCGGCGAGCAGCTCGCCGCGCTCGCCACCGCCCTGAACCTGTTGCACCAGATCCCGGCCCAGGTAGTGGAAGCCGTCGAGCCTGCTCCCTGGGGACCTGTCGTAGCCGTGGACAAGGTCCGCACCTTGGCAGACAAACAACCCGATCTCGGCGAAGATCTCCTCGTACGGCGGGCATTCCAAGCGGGCGCCGCCTGGCTGGCCTCCGCCACCCCTGACAAGCTCACCACGAACCCTCTGCCGCCCGTTCTCGGGTTGGCGGACGGGAATCACGCGAACGTCCTGTGGGATGATCACGAGCGTCGCGTGTGGCTTATCGACTGGGAAGACTCCGGCCGCAGTGATCGCGCCTTCGAACTTGGCGAGGTAACCGAGCACATCTCGCGCGTCGACGGCACCCTGAACGCCGAGCGGTTGCTGGCCCACATCGACCTGGCGCCGGGAGAAGCCGAGCGTGTACGGGACTTTCGCCTCCTGATCGCGCTGGGTTGGTTCCTCCAGCTCGGCCCCGATGGCCCGGCGACACCTCACAACCCCGTCGGCACCTTGGAGCGCCAAGCCGAGAGGGTTCTGCATCTGCTCGGCTGAGGCCCTTAGCTCTCAGCCGACGAGGCTCGGCAGGTCAGGACCGCCTACCACGAGGTCGACGCCTTCCGCGTGGCCATTCAGGCTCTCGCTGAAGACGATCTGTCATGTCCGTCTGCTTATGCTGCGCGGTGTACTAACCCCGGCAGACGCTCGCCATCATCACGCGTAAAGAAGAACTACGGCGGCTGGCACTCAGGCATGCTCTGCTCGATGGGGCGGGCGTGGGCCGGCAACGCCACGGAACCCGCGAGGACGGTGGATACATGGGTGGCTTGACAGAAGACCCCGCCTTCCTGGCGACGACGTTCGTGGTCATCGACTTCGAGGCGACGACCCCCCGGGCTACCCGGCCCAGCCCATCGAGGTCGCCGCTCTCGCACTCCGCTACGAGGAAGGCGTGTGGACGGTGGTCGGCAGGAGCGCATCTCTCATCCGGCCGCCCGCGTTCGCCCCGGTGACGCCAGCCGTTACGGCCCAAACCGGCTTGACCCCCGAGCAGGTCAGGCAGGCCCCTAGTGCGACGTTCCTCATGGGAAGTGCAGATCCCCGCCGGCTCGGGACGCCGAGGGCTGGAAAGGCCGCTTTGGCAGCCTAGAATTCTCGACCGCGCGTTCGTGACCTCCATTGAGGAACGAAGCATTAGCGCCGCGGACGAGGACGCTCAGCTCAGCGATCTCGCGGCTCTGGTGAAAATCGCGGGGCGCACAGCCAAGTGCAACATGCCCGCCCAAGACGGATTGTTCAACATCTAACCTTCCGGCGGGAGAGGGCATATGCAAAACCGGTCTGAGATAGGACGGTGCTCATTCTGATGATCAAGGAACAGCCGGACCGCGACGAGGTCCCGTTCTGGTTCGATCCGCTGTGCCCCTGGGCGTGGATCACCTCGCGCTGGCTCCTGGAGGTCGAGCAGGTTCGGCCGGTGCGCGCCGATTGGCGGATCATGTCGCTGGCCCACCTGAACCTCGTCCAGCGCGAGGGCAAGGGACTCAGCGAGGACTACCTGGACCTGATGACGAAGGCATGGGGTCCGGTGCGGGTCTGCGCGGCAGCCGCTGAGCACGGTGGCCGCGGCGTCCTCGGACCGCTGTACACCGCCATCGGCACCCGGCTTCACAACCAAAGACGTCGCGACGATCCCATCGTTATCACCGAAGCTCTCGCGGAGGCGGGCCTGCCCGATTCGCTGGCCGCAGCCGCCATAAGCACGGAGTTCGATCAGCTCATCAGGGACTCGCACAACGAGGCGTTCAACAAGGTCGGCCTCGATGTCGGGACGCCCGTTCTCCGCATCGGCGGCACGGCCCTGTTCGGCCCCGTGATCACGCTGGCCCCCGCGGTGAAGCTGCCGGACGACTCTGGGATGGTCTGGTCATGGTCGCCGGGACGGACGGCTTCTTTGAGCTCAAGCGGAGCCGGGACCGCAAACCATCCTTTCAGTGAGTGGACACCGCAGCTCGGCCGACGTCGGCTGAGGCTGCGACCGTCGAGGCTCCCGCGTTCGGTTCGACAAGGAGAGGGACAACGACCGCGGAGTCTCGACCGGTACGCACCGTGATCCGGTGCAGCTGCCGACCGGAAGCGTTCGACGGGTCCGGTCAACCGATCCGGGCCGGTGCGCTGACCGCTCGCGCAATGCGGTGCCCGACAAGGCGCTCGGCCACGGCGAGCGGATACCAGGCGGCACCCGTCACCTCGGACTCCTGGATGCGCCCCACGTCCGCATGCGCTGTCACGAAGGAGTACCCGATGTCGAGATGGTAGTGATCCGGCTCGTTCTTCTCCGGTCGTGCCGGAACCCTGCCGTACTCGACGTAGACGGGGGTCTGCGACGCCGGGAAGACCTTGCCGGGGTCAAGACCGGTCTCCTCCGCCAACTCGCGCACTGCCGCGTCGATCAGTGTGGTGTCGGTCGGTTCGAGGTGACCTCCGGGCTGCAACGTGATCTCGTACGCGCGGTGCTCGACAAGCAGGATCTCGGCGTCACCGCGGACCAGCAGCGCACCGACAGTCACGTGCATCGGAAAATTCCGCCGCGAGGCGAAGTCCCCTCCCTGACACAGCAGTTGCACCGGCCCAGCCAGCAGCGCGGCCTCGTCCGGGTAGCGCTCGAGGTAGGCGGAAAGTGCGCTCGAGATGTCCGAGTCACTGATCGC
This window contains:
- a CDS encoding SDR family NAD(P)-dependent oxidoreductase: MKNALGAVDTVLLLGGRSEIGLAIVERLVRDGARRVVLAARAATAGPPPVIGAAEVHLLDFDASRPETHGEVIEAAAKLVGDLDVVIPAFGVLGRQDVYDADPVAAAEAVAVNYGGHVSAGLFAARRLREQGHGTLVVLSSVAGVRVRRANFVYGSAKAGLDGFAQGLGDALHGSGARVMVVRPGFVIGRMTEGMSPAPMSSTPGRVADAVIAGLRVDAEVVWVPGRLRVFFAVMRVLPRAIWRRMPR
- a CDS encoding VOC family protein; the encoded protein is MSVELNHTIVAARDKKASAEFLAGVLGLEVGAPYGPFIPVATGNGVTLDFADSHEDRIATQHYAFLVSEKEFDVIFGRIQQAGITYYADPFHRQVGQINHHDGGRGLYFEDPNHHNLEIITRPYGSGG
- a CDS encoding DUF397 domain-containing protein, with the protein product MIGASEDLSGVTWRKSSRTGNGGADCVEVAIVPADVALAPHKTDADELYLVRDSKNPDGPKPAFNEREWPAFIGGVKDGEFDPTVLRD
- a CDS encoding cysteine desulfurase-like protein; amino-acid sequence: MAYDVAAVRARFPALDEGAAHFDGPGGSQVPEQVADAVAGTLRAAVANRGAGTVAERRADRIVVEARRAMADLLGGTPTGIVFGRSMTQLTYDMARTLAKGWRPGDEVVVTRLDHDANIRPWVQTAEAHGVTVRWADFDPERGELDVTTIAGLLTERTRLVAVTAASNLLGTRPDIPAIAERTHAAGALLYVDGVHLTPHGPVDLGGLGADFYACSPYKFLGPHLGVLAADPALLETLRPDKLLPSSDAVPERFELGTLPYELLAGTTATVDFLAGLVPGEGTRRERLTRSMAALERHEEAMLGRLDAGLAEIGGVTSYGAASRRRTPTTLFSIGRVRPADAYLSLAERGVNAPAGHFYALECSRRLGLGDTGALRAGIAPYTNESDVDRLLKGVHELTRRA
- a CDS encoding winged helix-turn-helix transcriptional regulator, which produces MRRERYSDHPVRFECHLTPAGVELCDVLITLMRWGDRHLHPDDPPVRWQHSCGETLDAMVICRHCGGEARVGAHSPTGRGVRAGNTPRTQTPDRAGL
- a CDS encoding phosphotransferase family protein codes for the protein MDPNFSTHHLELGDEVVIKRYASWDRGEPHREWTALTLLAEYAPGLAPAPIEAALDADPPVITMSRLPGRVLRGTLATGEQLAALATALNLLHQIPAQVVEAVEPAPWGPVVAVDKVRTLADKQPDLGEDLLVRRAFQAGAAWLASATPDKLTTNPLPPVLGLADGNHANVLWDDHERRVWLIDWEDSGRSDRAFELGEVTEHISRVDGTLNAERLLAHIDLAPGEAERVRDFRLLIALGWFLQLGPDGPATPHNPVGTLERQAERVLHLLG
- a CDS encoding NUDIX hydrolase, whose translation is MAISDSDISSALSAYLERYPDEAALLAGPVQLLCQGGDFASRRNFPMHVTVGALLVRGDAEILLVEHRAYEITLQPGGHLEPTDTTLIDAAVRELAEETGLDPGKVFPASQTPVYVEYGRVPARPEKNEPDHYHLDIGYSFVTAHADVGRIQESEVTGAAWYPLAVAERLVGHRIARAVSAPARIG